GGCAGTACCTGATCAATGGGCGCGTGCTATTGGATGATCTGGAACGCCGCTTTGGCATCGCCTTTGATGATCGGTATGACACGGATACGATTGGTGGCTGGATTTTGCATCATAAAGGAACAGATATTGGTGAAGGTGAACGTTTGGAACAGGCGGAACGCATCTGGACGGTTACCGAAAAGGACGATATGCAGATCACATGGGTATCGTTGAATTACAGCCCAGCACAGGAAGCATAACAAGCATTTATCACATGATTCATATGGAGGTGAATCCCTCGCAAGAGGGAAATCATTGGACGGAACTATTGGCTTAAATCTGTTTTTGGTCGCGGTATTTATCGGTCTTACTGCCTTTTTTGTCGGAGCGGAATTTGCGATTTTGAAAGTACGTATGTCACGTCTGGATCAATTGATCGCAGATGGCAATAAAAAAGCGGTCATGGCAAAAAAAGTTGCCACCGACCTCGACTATTATCTGTCCGCCTGTCAGCTTGGTATCACGATTACGGCTCTCGTACTCGGTGCGCTTGGTGAACCGACAGTAGAACGAATGCTACATCCGGTATTTGAACGGTTTGCTGTACCGGAAGCGGTCTCGACGGTATTATCGTATGGTATCGCGTTAGCGGTAATTACGTTCCTACACGTCGTCATCGGCGAACTTGCACCGAAGACGCTGGCGATTCAATTTGCCGAGAAAATGACATTACTGCTCGCCCCTTCTCTGTATCGTTTTGGTCGTCTGATGGCGCCAGTTATTCGCTTGTTGAACGGCTCGGCTACACTGCTGCTGCGTGTGTTCGGCGTGAAGCCTGCCGGTCACGATACCGTTCACTCGGAGGAAGAGTTAAAATGGTTGGTTGAGCAAAGCTTTGAGAGCGGCGAGATCAACCAGACCGAGCAGACCTATTTGCAAAATATCTTTGCATTTGACGATCGCACACTAAGCGAGATTATGATTCCTGCGGAACGCATGATCACTATTGCGGAACAGCTGCCGCAAGCCGATCTGGTCGCTCGGTTGAGTCAGTACGAATATACGCGTTACCCAGTCACTTCCGCAGCAGATGATAGCAAGCTAATCGGCTTTATTCACAGTAAGGAAGTATTGACTGCGATTGCTGCTGGACGCTCCGGTGCATTGTCGGGCTTCCTGCACAAGCTACCTACCTTTGTCGAGACTGCTTCGCTGCGCGAAGTACTACTCAGCATGCAGCAACATCGTGTGCATATGGCTGCTATTAGTGGCGTGGATGGACGGATAGTTGGCTTGGTCACGATGGAGGATATTTTGGAAGAGATCGTCGGCGATATTCGCGACGAAGCGGATGACATCAAAGCGCCGCTGGCTTCCATCTAATGCAATAACAGGTACCAGTACACCGGATTCGCTATGATAGCGGATTCGGTGTTTTTTTCGTATACATAGTTATGACTAGATAAAGTATCATTTCGGCAAACAAATTGTTACTTTTCCTATCTTCTTCTGTACAACGGTTATGTCTACAATAGTAAGGATATGGAAATACATTTCATGAATAAAGGTGGAATCACTATGGCTTCCCGTCACAAAGTATCGTATATAGGCTATTCTCTGTTAACGGCTGCTCTGCTGAGTGCCAGCTGGATTGCCCCGCTGTCTGCTTATGCCCAATCAGCTAGTACCCCCTCTGCATCCGTCACTACTACCGCTGCTTCATCCAGTAGCTCAGCAAATGCAGCCAGCCCATCTACGTCTTCCAAAGCAGCTTCTACGCCCACAGCATCCGCTGCATCTCCTGCTTCGTTACAGCCGCAAAAAGCATGGACGTCCGACAATCTGCTCACCACATCCGTACTGGTCAAAGACGCATCACAATCAGTCATTGGAGATACG
The DNA window shown above is from Paenibacillus sp. JQZ6Y-1 and carries:
- a CDS encoding hemolysin family protein; translation: MDGTIGLNLFLVAVFIGLTAFFVGAEFAILKVRMSRLDQLIADGNKKAVMAKKVATDLDYYLSACQLGITITALVLGALGEPTVERMLHPVFERFAVPEAVSTVLSYGIALAVITFLHVVIGELAPKTLAIQFAEKMTLLLAPSLYRFGRLMAPVIRLLNGSATLLLRVFGVKPAGHDTVHSEEELKWLVEQSFESGEINQTEQTYLQNIFAFDDRTLSEIMIPAERMITIAEQLPQADLVARLSQYEYTRYPVTSAADDSKLIGFIHSKEVLTAIAAGRSGALSGFLHKLPTFVETASLREVLLSMQQHRVHMAAISGVDGRIVGLVTMEDILEEIVGDIRDEADDIKAPLASI